The sequence GATATCTAGACTGATGCTGTTTTCCCgcagcagctgaaggaaaaaaggactcTCCCAAGTGTTTggtaacaatttctttttttggtcacTGAGCCATCTCCGTTCTGCTCCACAGGTGCAGGCCCAGGTGATCCAGGAGacagtggttccaaaagagccaCCTCCGGAGTTTGAGTTCATTGCGGATCCTCCCTCAATCTCGGCCTTTGACTTGGATGTGGTGAAGCTCACGGCGCAGTTCGTGGCTCGGAACGGGCGGCAGTTCTTGACTCAGCTGAtgcagaaagagcagaggaaCTACCAGTTTGACTTCCTTCGCCCCCAGCACAGTCTCTTCAACTACTTCACTAAGCTGGTTGAGCAGTACACGAAGGTACTTTACGTCTcaagtattgatttttttgaagACAACTGAAACCCTGCAAAACTGCCAGACTAGAAATACGCGCAGGTCCACGAGTCCGTCCTTTAAATCTCCCTCTTTAAGTAAAGCGGATATCTCATACATTGTTGGCAATGTGCAGCACTGAACACTGTGGGCTGTTACGTAAATGTACCAGGCAGCATTGTAATACAAgcaaaagttgtgggtttttttttttaaatacggaGGGTAGTTGGAAGGTGAagagtgaatatttttaaaaCGCAAGTATGAGCAATAAGCGATAAAAGGGTTGCAATAGAATACATGGATCGTAGCCCCTGGGGTCTGCTGATATTTTTATCAGTGTGGAAAGAGAACAATTGCTTTTAAGAGgtctttggcaaaaaaaagtgtcacCAACTCTCATGCGAAATGTGTTTCAGATCTTGATCCCACCGAAAGGCTTGCTCCTCAAACTCAAGAAAGAGGCCGAAAATCCCAAGGAAGTCCTAGATCAGGTATTACATGAAAAACTTGCAAAATTGCCGAAGCATTTCAGttatgttttgaattttttctcTTTACGTGTTTCTGACTTGCTGACAGCAAATACCAGTATACAGAGAATAAAATGGATGTGTCCCCTGGAGTCACTTGAATACAGGGTACCCACACTCGCCTTTAAACCACCAGCTGGTGTTTATATTGGGACAGTTTGCGTGTGGCAGCGGAGAGGCGTAGATACCGCACAATACGCTTTCCAAGCGCTTTGCAAAGTAGAGTGTTTCCCTCTCAGACAACTTTTCTGTGACATCTCAGTCACTTACAGTCCTTCCGGGATGTTCTTTATCACTTTGACTCCTGGTTGTCACAAAGACTGCCTTTGCTATGGAAAGGTGACGTTACGCATTACAAGGCTCTAAAAAGTGTCCGTGAATTCTTTGCTGGCTGTGAATCTTCAGAGTTGTGACATACGCGGATGGCTTGGTCTTGGCTCAAGAAGTCTGCAGGTCCAGCTTTAGAGCACCAGTTTACAAAGCCGGTGCAGTACATTACTCAACGTTACTTCGTTTTGAAGTAGTAAAGTCAATCAGTTtgtaaatgaaatacaaatatttctttgtcaTGCCAGGCCTCTGAAGTAGATCTTGTGTAACTGCCCTGAAAGGGCTGGTAGGGTGAACTTCCAGACGCTGTAGAGATGGCTCTGGTGTGTTTCTTGACTGACATTTGGTGCTTGCTTCACGTCTGCTTGTGCAGGTGTATTACAGAGTGGAGTGGGCAAAGTTCCAGGAgcgagagagaaagaaggaagaggaggagaaggaaaaggagcgTGTTGCTTACGCCCAGATTGATTGGCATGACTTTGTGGTCGTGGAAACAGTTGACTTTCAGCCCAATGAGCAAGGTACTGAAGTTAAGCCTTGTAACCTCTATGAAACTCTGTTCCCTTTGAGTAGAGACTGTGTCCTCAAATGCCATTTTTGACAGACCCTGGGTTTTACAGCTGCATATCCTTCAAAGATGAAGGAGAAAGCCTCCCAGTGACAGTGTGCAGggctgctttttttctggagTTAGTAATGTTCTCCTTGCACAAAGTCCGTGACTGCACTAGCATCCACATTTCCACTTCTGCCAGAGCAGCAGAACTTGTCCCACTTTCTAGTGGTGCTTTCATCCGTAACTACCTTCATCTTCAGGTGTCATGCTGGTGTTGGTCTGTATAGATTCCATCCATTCCCTTTTATATACCTTGGCTCCCAGAGATTTTGATGCCGCTGCTTTGTAAAGAAACTGCTTTTCAGTCAAGAAACTGATATTTCTGTTTGTGCACTGAACAACAAAATGGGATAGAGATACAGAAGCTCTCTTTTCTGCGTTGCAGGGAATTTCCCTCCTCCTACCACTCCAGAAGAGTTGGGAGCTCGAATCCTGATCCAGGAGCGTTATGAGAAGTTTGGGGAGAGTGAGGAGGTAGAGATGGAGGTGGAGTCAGACGAGGAagatgaaaagcaagagaagacagatgagcccccagcccagctggatCAAGACACACAAGTGCAGGATATGGATGAGGTAATAAGCCAATACAATCAGCGTTGCTTTTGTCCTGTAAAGTTTGTGTGGTTTGTAATGCTCTTCATTTTCACTGTAAGAAGTTCCTCAGTTGCTTGAGGAAATGAGATTTCCTTCTGATGGAATTTCAAAACAACCGCTTTCTTCTGGAATATGGTATTTTTAGTGTTCTCCATGACGATACAATTTCCAAGAGAGAAATCCAGGAATTTTGTCACCTAATGGTGTGGATTTTATATTCCTCTGATCAAGCCTTTTGGACTTTCCTCTGCACAGAGTCATGAACGCTGTAAAAGATGACTCATTTTAGACTCTACCTCTACCCGCTGTATGTAAGCTATTGTTCTGATAACGAGGAACAAGAGCATGGTTAACCATAAGCCCCTGCTTGCGGTGCTGTGGTAATGTGGAAGCTGAGGAGTACTTGCTTCCTCTTCTGGGTCCGCTGAACTTCTGAATCGTAATCATCCAGAGGAACCACTGTATTATACATGTCCAGAGGCAAAGTAGCTCTGTTGCTTTGAAGCTGCGTAATCAGTTCTTCCAGCGCTGCATAGGACTCTTATGCCTTTCTCAAATCTTACGTGTGGGTATTTGACTACAGGAATTTGGCTATGATTATTgtattatttaatatctttttttaataagggCTCAGATGATGAAGATGAAGGTCAGAaggttcctcctcctccagaaacCCCAATGCCACCacctcttcctcccacaccaGATCAGGTCATTGTGCGGAAAGATTACGATCCCAAAGGTAAATCAAGCTGGTgaagaaaatctttatttcttcCTGAATAATCACTAAGAGCATTTGTTTCTAGGCTGCATCCTCTGGTGTGTTTTTAAcaagtgtggttttgtttttctagccTCAAAACCATTACCACCCGCTCCAGCTCCAGATGAGTATCTTGTTTCCCCCATCACTGGAGAGAAAATTCCTGCCAGTAAAATGCAAGAACACATGCGAATTGGTCTCCTGGATCCTCGATGGCTGGAGCAGCGTGATCGATCCATCCGTGAAAAGCAGAGTGATGATGAGGTCTATGCGCCAGGTCAGCTCGCGTGTCCGACGTAGCTTGGAAAACCCAGTTGCTAGATGAGTTCTGTGAACTCCTGCATGCCCCCTCGCTCCCCCAGGTCGCACCGATAAGGACCATCTTAAATGTAGTTTTCTGTACGATGTCCTTAGTGTGCCGATTTTGTGGATACTCTTGTCATTAGTACATTGAAGCCTTTCTAGAAAGTTAAAGAGCTTTATCTGCTGCTGACCAGCCATCAGTTGCAGTCTCTTTTTAGAAAGAGCAGCACTCAGCCATTAGGTATAATACAGTTTAAAAGATCGTTAACAGGGGCTTCATCATGTTTGACTTTCGATTATATCACTTGAGATGagaatttctctttttgcttgCAGGTTTGGATATCGAAAGCAGCTTGAAGCAGCTGGCAGAGCGCCGTACTGATATCTTTGGTGTAGAAGAGACTGCCATTGGTAAAAAGATTGGTGAAGAAGAAATCCAGAAACCGGAGGAAAAGGTAGAGTGGAAgctgtggttggttgttttgttgtttttttttttttttttttttattaacaggtTCCTGTGGTATTATGAATGCTCAGAGAGATGGGAGTCTTTTGAACTCTCTTCTAGCTGTCAAGCTGCTCTCTTGATTTATTTGCAGCTCGCATTGCATTCTGGACAGGCCGCCGttattatgatttattttattctgtcagGTGACCTGGGATGGCCACTCAGGCAGCATGGCCCGCACACAACAGGCTGCTCAGGCCAATATTACTCTCCAAGAGCAAATTGAAGCTATCCATAAGGCCAAGGGACTGGTGCCAGAAGATGACAGCAAGGAGAAGATCGGTCCCAGCAAACCCAATGAAATGCCCCAACCACCCCCTCCTTCCTCGGCATCAAATCCCCCAGCAAGCGCTCAGCCTATCACATCCGTGCCTCGTCCACCCACAGTGAGTGTTTGGGCTTCCAAAAGCAAATTACTGTGGCCGTAGTTAATTAGAAGGGAGTCCTGACGAAGGTCAAGGGTTATAGCAGCAGGGCGCTGGCCTAGAAGCAGATTTTGCATGAAGTTCATGGTTTTGAGAGTCATTTAGAAACATCAGAGGAACTCTATTGAACTTGCcgttaaaaagggaaaataagataAGTGGAGTTTTTTATCCTTAGAGGTATCAAAAAGACTTGGtcagctgggcagaggaggaaccTGGGCAGTGAGATCTTGGAGGAAGATATGGCTGACAAAGGAATGGGTGGGGGCCTTTTATTAGGTGTAAAAACGCGTGATGCAGAGCAAAAGTAGCTGCAGGTAAGAAACGTTCACAGGTGACTCACCCACCGCCCAGTGTTCCTGCCCCGGGGGTTCTGCTGCCTGGCTCTGAAATAACCTTTTTAAAGATTGCTAAATGCCTGGCGCTCTGATAGCccagtggggagggaaggaagagccCTCTAATCTGTTAATGAGGCTTCTGTGCCTGTTTACAGGCAGCTTGGGCTGGCCATACGGTGGGCTCGCCAAGGTTCCCAGCGAGTCTTTGGCCAGCAGAAGTCCGTGGTGTCTTTCCCTGGTTATTTTAATGAGGACTGGGAACAGCGCCGAGCATTGCCCCATGTACCTGCTGAGAAAAACTATCTTCTCTCTCCAGATGCCCCCTCCCGTTCGCGCCGCTGTTGTTTCTGCAGTTCCAGTCATGCCTCGTCCCCCGATGACTTCCGTGGTCCGTTTGCCTCCGGGATCCGTCATAGCCACCCCCATGCCACCAATTATCCATACCCCGCGCATCAACGTGGTCCCTATGCCGCCCTCTGCTCCCCCCATCATGAGCCCCCGCCCGCCTCCCATGATAGTACCGACAGGTCAGTAACTTCACTGTTTCTTGTTAATTGTCAGCTAATTCCTATATAATGTGCGCTTGAGCTTtgattctcttttccttctgtgcctCTGATAACGGTGTGTGATTGGGATTGCAGACCCTAAGTCCCATCGTTAAGAATTTTGGGGTGTTTGATACGGCTTAGAGTAGTGCTGTAAGTAGTGCTTTTGCGCTCGAGACTCCTGCAGTGTGAAAGACAGAGAATTCTGTCTCACCCATGTTACATCACCCCGGGAGCCTGCCCAGGTGAAGATTAAGAATCCACGCTGCTTTCCAAGAGGAACCAGAGCAAAGAGGAACTGCCAGCGCCTCACTGGGTGTTACAGCTTGTTACAGAAGTTGCTGTTGTGGGAGGAAAAACTGTTGTCTGGCCCCTTTTTTCATAGCGGCTTCATAGCATTTGCTGCTTCTAAGTTGAAAAGCACGATGTGAAAaacaattcttccttttctttttctctttttaa comes from Larus michahellis chromosome 13, bLarMic1.1, whole genome shotgun sequence and encodes:
- the SF3A1 gene encoding splicing factor 3A subunit 1; its protein translation is MPAGPVQAMPPAQPAPPAESKPPEEEPKEEAAPAKPVVGIIYPPPEVRNIVDKTASFVARNGPEFEARIRQNEINNPKFNFLNPNDPYHAYYRHKVSEFKEGKAQEPSAAIPKVMQQQQSAQQQLPQKVQAQVIQETVVPKEPPPEFEFIADPPSISAFDLDVVKLTAQFVARNGRQFLTQLMQKEQRNYQFDFLRPQHSLFNYFTKLVEQYTKILIPPKGLLLKLKKEAENPKEVLDQVYYRVEWAKFQERERKKEEEEKEKERVAYAQIDWHDFVVVETVDFQPNEQGNFPPPTTPEELGARILIQERYEKFGESEEVEMEVESDEEDEKQEKTDEPPAQLDQDTQVQDMDEGSDDEDEGQKVPPPPETPMPPPLPPTPDQVIVRKDYDPKASKPLPPAPAPDEYLVSPITGEKIPASKMQEHMRIGLLDPRWLEQRDRSIREKQSDDEVYAPGLDIESSLKQLAERRTDIFGVEETAIGKKIGEEEIQKPEEKVTWDGHSGSMARTQQAAQANITLQEQIEAIHKAKGLVPEDDSKEKIGPSKPNEMPQPPPPSSASNPPASAQPITSVPRPPTMPPPVRAAVVSAVPVMPRPPMTSVVRLPPGSVIATPMPPIIHTPRINVVPMPPSAPPIMSPRPPPMIVPTAFVPAPPVAPVPSPAPMPPVHPPPPMEDEPVSKKLKSEDSLIPEEEFLRRNKGPVTVKVQVPNMQDKTEWKLNGQVLVFTLPLSDQVSVIKVKIHEATGMPAGKQKLQYEGIFIKDSNSLAYYNMTSGSLIHLALKERGGRKK